ACACTCATTTGAGATTATAAAAAATAATAACATTTTCAATGTACATTTATTTTTTAAATTGAATTTTCTAGGAAAAGAAGATTTCATACATCTCTCTTTACTAAAAAGAACTATTCAAGATTTATCCACTAAGAATTATTCCTATGTAGACTTAAATAATAAAATCCAAAATACTTTGGGACAACTAAATATATATGAAAGTTATGAAGAAGATATTCATGGCAACATAATAAATTTATTTAATATCAGCTTCAAATCATTTAACCATAAAATTCAAGAATCATTTACACTAATCAAAGAAATTTTAATGAATATTAATTTTCATGATTACGATAGGCTTAAAGAGGTAGTCTTAAGTCTAAAAAATGATTTTAAAGCAATCTTAATTCCTAAAGGTCACACCTTTGCATTAACAAGATCAGAATCAAAACTAAGCCTAGGTAAATACCTAAGAGAACTCCAACTTGGAGTTACAGGAAGAGAATTCTGGCAGAAAGTCAAAACAGACACAGAATCTTTAAAAGAACTGGCTTTCAATTTAGAAAACTTGAAAAACAAAATTATATTTAAAGATAATTTTTCATCCCTAATCATAGGAAATACCAATGACGTAATTAAAAAATTAGAAGGTGAATTATTTATATTAAGAGAAAATTTAATCGAAAAGAATTATATAAATACCTTATCTGCGACACAACCATTAAATGAGTCACTAAAAGAAATAATTATTATTCCATCAAAAACATCTTTTAATTCTATGAGCTTCTTAAGTTATAAAATAACGGATGAAAATTATCCAAAAATAAATTTCTTAGCACATATATTAAAGAGTGGAATTTTCTGGGAAAAAATACGCGTTATGGGTGGAGCTTACGGAGCATTTGCATCCATCACAAATGGAATATTTTCTTTCTCGTCATATAGAGATCCGAATCTTGTAAAAACATATCAGGCTTTTGAGAAATCTTTAGAAGAATTATCCAAGAATGACAAAATCAAAAACGAAGAGCTCTACACATATTTAGTAGGAGTAATCGGACACAGTACTAATGTAAAAACTAAATCCACAGAAGCACTTGAAAGCTATAAGAGAAAAATGCTAAACATTAGTGACGAGCTAAGACAACAAATTAGGAATTCTTACTTTAAAATAACAATCAAAGATATTAGAGATATATCTGAACAGGTATTAAATCAAATCAAGAGCAAACATAGCATAACTTCTCTCGTCAATAACGAAACTTACCAAGATGAAAAAGAAAAACTAGAAGAACTCATTGGAAAAAAATACAAAGTAAAGAAAATATATTAAATCTATAAATCTCTAAACTTTTTTATATTTTTTGTTAAATTTGTCAATTCTACCTGCTGCATCAACAAATTTTTGCTGACCTGTATAAAAAGGATGTGACTTACTCGTAATCTCAACAGTAACTAATGGATATTCCTTATTATCACTATATTTAATGATCTCTTTTGAAGTTAGAGTAGATCGGGTTAAAAACATTGCACCATTAGACCCATCTTTAAATACTACTAAATTACTTTTAGGGTGTATATTTTTTTTCATAAAGCCTCTCTTAACCTGATTAAAGTTTAATTTAAATTTCAAACAAAGTCAATTTTTGATTAATCCCCATTACTCATGGTTTTCAGGAAAATCTCATTATTTTTACTCTTCTTCATCTTTTCAACCAAAGCCTCAACACCTTCATAGTCATCCACCCCGCTCAAAATCTTTCTAATAAGCAAAATCTTAGATCGCTCCTCTTCATTTAAGAGTAGCTCTTCTTTTCTTGTACCTGACTTCTTAATATTAATGGCAGGAAAAAGTCTTCTATCTGCCAAACTCCTGTCAAGAATTAACTCCATATTTCCAGTACTCTTAAATTCTTCAAAAATTACCTCATCCATCTTACTCCCAGTGTCAACTAAAGCCGTAGCTATAATAGTAAGACTCCCGCCCTCTTCAATATTTCTAGCAGATCCAAAAAACCTTTTTGGCTTATGCAAAGCATTAGAGTCCACTCCTCCAGAGAGTATCTTACCAGAAGTCGGCATAGTCTGATTATAAGCTCTTGCAAGTCTTGTAATAGAATCTAAAAGAATAACAACATCTTTTTTATTTTCAACAAGTCTTTTGGCCTTCTCAATAACCATCTCTGCAACCTGCACATGTCTGCTAGCTTGCTCATCAAAATTAGATGCAATAACCTCACCCTTAACGCCACGAATCATGTCAGTGACCTCTTCTGGTCTCTCATCAATGAGTAAAATCATTAAAATAATATCTGGATAATTAGTAGTTATTGCATTGGCTATTTTTTGAAGTAAAGTGGTCTTTCCAGCCTTTGGAGGTGACACTATTAAAGCTCTCTGTCCCTTCCCAATAGGAGAGAAAAGATTAATCAGCCTTGTAGAAATATTACAATTTTCATATTCAAGATTCAGCTTTGAAATAGGATACAAAGGCGTCAAGTTATCAAAAGGAATCCTATTTTGTGCAAATGTAGGATCTTGATCATTAATGCTCTTAATCTTAACCATTGCAAAAAATCTCTCACCATCTCGTGGGGATCTAATTTGCCCATATAAAATATCACCTGTCCTCAGATTAAACAGTCTAATCTGAGATGGTGACACATAAACATCATTCCCGCCTGAGAGATAAGAATTAGATGCTGTACGCAAAAATCCATACCCATCACTTAAAACATCAAGAACCCCAGTAAATAAAACGCTAATATTATACTCAGTTAATATTTTAACAAGTAAAAATATTAACTCTGTCTTTTTCATTGTTACTGCAATAGTATGATTAGTACCAAGACCTTCAACAACTTTTCTAACTTCAGTAATTGGTTTATCATAAAGGCTGTCAATAGCTATATAATCCTTACCGTCTAAAAAATTAATAATATTACCCTGTTCAAGCGTTTTAATGTTACTCTCTAAATCCGAACTAGATATATCATAATCAAAATCTGATGAAACACCATTAGTTGTTATTAATTTACCAGAATCAAAATTTTTAGATCCACTAGAAGCAGGCTCTTTTTTAGTCACAACTTTAACTATCTTTTTCTTACAATTATCCTCAATTTTTAACTCTTTAGAAGAATTAAAACGCTTCATTTCATCCTCTAAATCAAATTCCTCACATTTTTTATCCATAATCTCCCCTAGAAAATAAATTTTTTAAGAAGGGTATTTTTATAAAAAGTAATATTTTAATATCTAACCACTAACACTAAAACCAAATGTAACGCTAATTCATTGAAATGTATCTTTTATTTGTGAAACTGTAAAAGAAAATAAATCTATACTCTCATTAGATTTAATCATTTCACACTTACCATCAAAGACTATATTATCATTAATAAATATTTTTTTTGTCTTAACATCCCCATATATCTTACAACCACTATTTAAATAAACTTTATTGCTGGCATTAACATTTCCCTTCAAAACTCCCTCAATTATTAATGTATCACAAGTCACAACATCTGTAATAACTTTACTGTTTTTTCCTATAAAAAGTATTCCACTGGTTGAATATATCTCACCCTCAAAAGACGAATCAAGATACAAAGCACCTTCAAACTTTAGCTTTCCTCTGAAAATTAAGCTTGCGTCTAACTTGCAATCCCACTTATAAGCATCTCTAATATCAACAGGCATTAACTACCCTTAATATTCCATACTCGCTCTTTTAAATCCTTCCCCGGACGAAAATAAGCTACATAATGATCATCAACTTTCACATACTCACCTGTTTGCGGATTACGAGCATTCTGGCGACCTTTTCTTTTCCTGACTTCAAATGTACCAAAAGATCTAAACTCTATAACGTTATTAATACAAAGGCTATTCTTAAGCTCCTCAAAAAAAGCATCAACTACAAGTCTTATATATTTTTTCTCTAATTTTTCATTATTATTTTTAATATTCAAAGATATTTGGTCAACAATATCTGACTTGGTAATTTTGGGTCTTTTTGGAAAAGACATATACTAATTCCTTATTTTAATAATAAAATACTCAAACTTGATTTCTTACGCGCAGCTTTATTCCGATGAATTATTCTTTTCCTAGCAGCAGTATCTAATTTTTTTGAAACAAACTTGAAAAATTCCAAAGCTTCCTCTCTCCTCCCATCTCTTACCATACCAATACAACGCTTCTCGATCGTTCTCAACTCACTCTTAATACTTATATTTCTCAAATTCCTCTTTAAATTTTGCCTAGCTCTCTTTGATGCTGATGGATTATTCCCCAAACTAAACTCCTTAATACACCTAACATATTAATAACTAAATATATCAACTAATTTAAATATAGTCAATCATAAATTAGGTTAGTCTATTACAATATCTATCAACATAGGCAAAAGCTTTTTGCATTGAATAAGACATTCTGTGATCACTAATATATATCTTCTTTCCTTTTCCCTGGTGATTATAAACAAAAGATAAATAATCATCATCTATATCTACTTTGGAACTATTGACAAGCACATTGTCAAAAAATTTATAAAAGTATTCTCTCTTAGAAAATAATTTTCTCTCACAAATAGAATCTTCTCTAAACTCATAAAAAACAACCAAATTCTTCATACCCAGAACCTCACATATTAAAGCCTTAATATCAATCAACAAAATAAGCAGAAATATTATTATATTATCAAACGAGACATAATAAATAAATAAACTACTTAAAATTCGAAATAAAAGCATTGTTACATAACTTCCCGATACGTAATACCTTTTTGGAAACTCCTGAACCTTTACAATAAATAAATCAGCCCTGATGGCTTTAAGTTTCCTGAAAAACCCAACTAAATAGTCTTTCCTTAAAAAACAAACCTTTACTTTTTGCATATTATTTAAAGTCAAGATTAACATATTATCTAATAATCTCTTTTCAATCCACAAAATGTCATCAAAACTAAAATTAAGCTTGGAATAAAATTTTTTATAAAAAATCTTATTTCCTTTAAAATCAATTTCATAAAAATACTTTAAATAAGAAACTATCACAAAAACATTTATCAACATCAAAAAAAGTACAAAAATACCAAAAATATCTCTATATAGCAACATATAAAATATAGAAAAAATCATATTGAGGATAAAAATAAAAATTAATCTGACTGTATAAAAGAAAAATTCACCCATATTGATGATTATGACTTAAACATTAAATTTAAAGAAAATTATGTCACCGTCTTTTACCAAGTAGTCTTTTCCTTCAAGCCTAAGCCTCCCCTTCTCCTTTAAACCCTGCACACCTTGCAATTCAACTAAATCATCAAATGAATACACTTCAGCTTTAATAAAACCTCTCTGAAAATCACTGTGAATTATACCAGCAGCTTCAGGTGCTCTCATTCCATCCATAAAAGTCCAAGCTCGAACTTCCTGCACTCCTGCAGTAAAATAAGTCCTCAGACCCAAAGTATAATAAGTTTTTTGTATTAAATTACTAAGACCACTAGTCTTTATTCCAAGAGAGTCCAGCATCTCCATTCGATCATCACAATCCTCAATCTCTGCAAGTTCCGCCTCAAGCTTAGCACACAGAATTAAATAGTCATTACCTTCTCTTAAAGCAATATCCTTTACAATATCTGTATACTTATTACCACAAAGAGAATCCTCATCGACATTACAAACATATATAACCTTTTTAATAGTTAAAAGATTTAAAGACCTAATAAACTGATGTCCAAATTCATCAAACTCATATTCAATTGCCGGTTTAACATCCATCAAGTGCTTCTCAAGGCTTTTAAGCATTAAAACAATCATCCTTGAGTTCTCACTAACCTTCTTGTCAGCACTCTTCATATTTTTTTCATATTTTAAGATGTTTTTTTTCACAGTATCAAGATCTGCAAGACAAAGCTCTGTATTAATTGTGCTTATATCCCTCTCTGGGTTTACATCTCCATCAACATGAATAACTGCTCTATCTTTAAAACACCTAACAACATGCACAATAACAGATACTTCACGAATATTTGCCAAAAACTTATTACCAAGTCCTTCGCCTCTAGAAGCACCCTTAACAAGGCCCGCGATATCAACAAATTCCATTACGGCCGGTATAGTTTTTTTAGGAACAATTAAATTCGTAATTTTTGAAAGTCTCTCATCAGGTATTTCTACTACCCCTATATTTGGCTCAATAGTACAAAAAGGATAATTAGCAATTTCCGATTTTGATGCAGTCAAGGATGAAAACAAAGTAGATTTGCCCACGTTGGGCAACCCCACTATTCCCGCATTAAGTGCCATAAACAAAACTCCACAGGTAAAATATAGCCTAAAATCTAATTAACAAAATATGCAAATTCGCCTCTCCCTGTCTGCTGATTAAAATTTACCTCAACAGAAAGATTGAAGTACCCATTAGGATCCTGAGGACCTGGATAATCATATTCAAGTAAATAAGTCCCTGTCTTTTGTTCCATCATTAAGTCATAAACCTTAGACACTCCTTCATAAGATGAAAAAGGAATAACAGCACCACCAGTCTCATTTACTAAATACTGTAATTTAGGATCAACAGGATTATTTCCAAACAATATTAAATAAAATCTAATATCGTTGTTCTTGTAATAACTTAAAATAGTGTCTGTAGAATACCTGTCAAAAGCCGAACGACTTAAAGCTCCATTACTAAAATAAAGTACAGATCTTTTTGAACTTCTTGACATAAGCTCAGAACCAGCAAGCTTAAGACTAATATCAGTCTTAACATAAGTTGAATCATAATTTCCAAGAGAATTTGTCTTATTAATAGTGTCAACTATGCTCTCAATATTATCTATTAAAGGCACACTTGTTGCGTTAACAAAGCTAAATCTCTTATTATTGCTAGCCTTAACAAGAGTATTTACACTCATAATCTGCTCTGCTTCATAATTTTTCATAGCAAAAGATTTATCAAAAACAATTGCAATATCCATATCATTAGAAGTATTTACATCATAAACAACCTTAGGTTTAACTATGTAATATTCTTCATTGGCAATTGCAAAATTTTCACTCTTAAGACCTATGATCGGCAGACCACTCCTACTACTAACATTAAGTTCAACATAAATCTTAGGACCCCCAACTCTATTTACTCGTCTCACATCGACACTTAGACTGTCATAAATACTAATATCACTCTTATAAACTGAAATCTTAGCATTATCAAAATCTGAAACAATCATTTGATTATTGACATCAAGAATTGAAGACGAAATTTTTGAATCAATATTATCTGACTTTAAAAGCTTAACAAGCGTTTTACCTAAAACGCTGTACCTATAAACTCCATGCCTTGAAGATATAATAATACTATTGCCTGTAAAATCACTACTAAGACCCTCTATTTCTTCAATAGAAGTCTGGACAGAATATAAATGATTACCACTAGTATCAAACACCTCAATAGAATTCTTAAGAGTATCGGCAACATAAATATTTCCATTTAAATATGTAATACCTGTAGGTCCTAAGAGTCCCATATATCCAACTGTTTTAACGCCAAAATGTAAAATAAAATTACCCTCAACATCAAACTTACTTATTCGCTTATTTCCCCATTCACTAACATAAATATAATCTCTATCATCAACAGTCATATACTGAGGGGCAAGTAATTCGCCAGCTCCCGTTCCCTTTTTGCCAATTGAACCTCTTTTAATGCCTAGAGCCTTGTCATAAATGCCAATCCCATCGCTTGAATAAAGTGTCACATAAAGTAACCCCCCAAGCTCAATTACATCATAAGGCGATTTTAAATAATTAATTCCATCCTTCACTAAAACATTAATATTATTGTTAGCATCAAAATGCAATATCTCATTTCCCACAAAATTAACAGCGTAGTATCCACCATATTTATCGGCTTTCAAAGATGTAATCTGATACCCATCCGGTCTTCTATAAATAGAATTATCAAGAGAAGCCACTCGAATAAGTCTTTCAACATCCAGTTCATTACTTAAGAATATACCTCTTCTCTGTTCAATCGTAGAGATTAACTGTCTAAGATATGAAACCTTATAACCCTGAGATTCTAAATTTCGCCACTCCATCAAAGCTTCTTCAATATATCCTAACCTATAATAAACATTACCTATCCAAAAATGATAATCGAGATTGCTTGGGTCAAAACTTAAAACCTTCTTAAGGGATAATAAAGCATCATCATAGAACCCGTTATTGTAAGAATTAAGAGCCCATTTAAATTCTTCCTTAGCATCTTTATTTGTAACTATCCCCTGAGAACTTAAAATAAATGCACTCCCAAAAAGCAAAACAATTACATTAAAAATTAACATAATTTTTCTTATCTCTAAGCAAATACCATACACGCTTAGTACTATTACAAAAACCATATTATATATTATACTATGCAATGTTGCATATTAACACCTGAATTACTATGTAATATATTGCTATACAATAAAGAAGAGGAAAAATGAAAACAAGATATTTTTGGCTAGCTGCATTCTCTGGAATCCTTACAACTCTGGCAATTTCAAACGAAATAAACAACATAGGATATTCAACTGTTGGTTTGGTTGCATATATACCACTTTTTATTGCATTAATTAAGACAA
The sequence above is drawn from the Candidatus Borreliella tachyglossi genome and encodes:
- a CDS encoding type B 50S ribosomal protein L31 yields the protein MKKNIHPKSNLVVFKDGSNGAMFLTRSTLTSKEIIKYSDNKEYPLVTVEITSKSHPFYTGQQKFVDAAGRIDKFNKKYKKV
- the rho gene encoding transcription termination factor Rho, whose product is MDKKCEEFDLEDEMKRFNSSKELKIEDNCKKKIVKVVTKKEPASSGSKNFDSGKLITTNGVSSDFDYDISSSDLESNIKTLEQGNIINFLDGKDYIAIDSLYDKPITEVRKVVEGLGTNHTIAVTMKKTELIFLLVKILTEYNISVLFTGVLDVLSDGYGFLRTASNSYLSGGNDVYVSPSQIRLFNLRTGDILYGQIRSPRDGERFFAMVKIKSINDQDPTFAQNRIPFDNLTPLYPISKLNLEYENCNISTRLINLFSPIGKGQRALIVSPPKAGKTTLLQKIANAITTNYPDIILMILLIDERPEEVTDMIRGVKGEVIASNFDEQASRHVQVAEMVIEKAKRLVENKKDVVILLDSITRLARAYNQTMPTSGKILSGGVDSNALHKPKRFFGSARNIEEGGSLTIIATALVDTGSKMDEVIFEEFKSTGNMELILDRSLADRRLFPAINIKKSGTRKEELLLNEEERSKILLIRKILSGVDDYEGVEALVEKMKKSKNNEIFLKTMSNGD
- a CDS encoding bactofilin family protein, whose amino-acid sequence is MPVDIRDAYKWDCKLDASLIFRGKLKFEGALYLDSSFEGEIYSTSGILFIGKNSKVITDVVTCDTLIIEGVLKGNVNASNKVYLNSGCKIYGDVKTKKIFINDNIVFDGKCEMIKSNESIDLFSFTVSQIKDTFQ
- a CDS encoding HU family DNA-binding protein, whose protein sequence is MSFPKRPKITKSDIVDQISLNIKNNNEKLEKKYIRLVVDAFFEELKNSLCINNVIEFRSFGTFEVRKRKGRQNARNPQTGEYVKVDDHYVAYFRPGKDLKERVWNIKGS
- the rpsT gene encoding 30S ribosomal protein S20, producing the protein MGNNPSASKRARQNLKRNLRNISIKSELRTIEKRCIGMVRDGRREEALEFFKFVSKKLDTAARKRIIHRNKAARKKSSLSILLLK
- the ychF gene encoding redox-regulated ATPase YchF; translated protein: MALNAGIVGLPNVGKSTLFSSLTASKSEIANYPFCTIEPNIGVVEIPDERLSKITNLIVPKKTIPAVMEFVDIAGLVKGASRGEGLGNKFLANIREVSVIVHVVRCFKDRAVIHVDGDVNPERDISTINTELCLADLDTVKKNILKYEKNMKSADKKVSENSRMIVLMLKSLEKHLMDVKPAIEYEFDEFGHQFIRSLNLLTIKKVIYVCNVDEDSLCGNKYTDIVKDIALREGNDYLILCAKLEAELAEIEDCDDRMEMLDSLGIKTSGLSNLIQKTYYTLGLRTYFTAGVQEVRAWTFMDGMRAPEAAGIIHSDFQRGFIKAEVYSFDDLVELQGVQGLKEKGRLRLEGKDYLVKDGDIIFFKFNV
- a CDS encoding tetratricopeptide repeat protein, with translation MLIFNVIVLLFGSAFILSSQGIVTNKDAKEEFKWALNSYNNGFYDDALLSLKKVLSFDPSNLDYHFWIGNVYYRLGYIEEALMEWRNLESQGYKVSYLRQLISTIEQRRGIFLSNELDVERLIRVASLDNSIYRRPDGYQITSLKADKYGGYYAVNFVGNEILHFDANNNINVLVKDGINYLKSPYDVIELGGLLYVTLYSSDGIGIYDKALGIKRGSIGKKGTGAGELLAPQYMTVDDRDYIYVSEWGNKRISKFDVEGNFILHFGVKTVGYMGLLGPTGITYLNGNIYVADTLKNSIEVFDTSGNHLYSVQTSIEEIEGLSSDFTGNSIIISSRHGVYRYSVLGKTLVKLLKSDNIDSKISSSILDVNNQMIVSDFDNAKISVYKSDISIYDSLSVDVRRVNRVGGPKIYVELNVSSRSGLPIIGLKSENFAIANEEYYIVKPKVVYDVNTSNDMDIAIVFDKSFAMKNYEAEQIMSVNTLVKASNNKRFSFVNATSVPLIDNIESIVDTINKTNSLGNYDSTYVKTDISLKLAGSELMSRSSKRSVLYFSNGALSRSAFDRYSTDTILSYYKNNDIRFYLILFGNNPVDPKLQYLVNETGGAVIPFSSYEGVSKVYDLMMEQKTGTYLLEYDYPGPQDPNGYFNLSVEVNFNQQTGRGEFAYFVN